The Rhineura floridana isolate rRhiFlo1 chromosome 15, rRhiFlo1.hap2, whole genome shotgun sequence genome window below encodes:
- the OPRD1 gene encoding delta-type opioid receptor isoform X4: MFLTLVYTKMKTATNIYIFNLALADALATSTLPFQSAKYLMETWPFGELLCKVVLSIDYYNMFTSIFTLTMMSVDRYIAVCHPVKALDFRTPAKAKLINVCIWVLSSVIGVPIMIMAVTKSQGKCGIVACVLQFPEPHLYWDTVTKICVFIFAFLVPILVITICYGLMILRLKSVRLLSGSKEKDRNLRRITRMVLVVVAAFIICWTPIQIFVIVWTLVGIDKKNPYVMASLHFCIALGYTNSSLNPVLYAFLDENFKRCFREFCLPFQSRMEQSSFSRARNTTRERVSTCTPSEVLNKSA, encoded by the exons atgttcctgactttagt ATACACCAAGATGAAAACAGCCACCAATATCTACATCTTCAACTTGGCCTTAGCTGATGCCTTGGCCACTAGCACCCTGCCCTTCCAGAGTGCTAAGTATCTGATGGAGACCTGGCCTTTTGGGGAACTGCTCTGCAAGGTTGTCCTCTCCATTGACTACTACAACATGTTCACAAGCATCTTCACCCTCACTATGATGAGTGTGGACCGGTATATAGCCGTCTGCCATCCAGTGAAGGCTCTGGATTTCCGGACCCCAGCAAAAGCCAAGCTAATCAATGTTTGCATCTGGGTTCTCTCATCTGTTATTGGGGTGCCCATCATGATCATGGCTGTCACTAAATCTCAAGGCAAGT GTGGCATTGTGGCATGTGTCCTCCAGTTTCCCGAGCCTCATCTCTACTGGGACACAGTCACTAAGATCTGTGTCTTCATCTTCGCCTTCTTGGTTCCCATCTTGGTCATCACCATCTGCTACGGGCTCATGATTCTCCGCCTGAAGAGTGTCCGCCTCCTCTCGGGATCCAAGGAGAAGGACCGCAACTTGCGCCGTATCACACGcatggtgctggtggtggtggctgccttCATCATCTGCTGGACACCTATCCAGATCTTTGTCATTGTTTGGACCCTGGTGGGCATTGACAAGAAGAACCCCTATGTAATGGCCAGCCTTCACTTCTGTATTGCCTTGGGTTACACCAACAGCAGCCTCAACCCTGTCCTCTATGCTTTCTTGGATGAAAACTTCAAGAGGTGCTTCCGAGAGTTCTGCCTCCCCTTTCAGTCACGGATGGAGCAGAGCAGCTTCAGCCGGGCCAGGAACACTACGCGAGAGCGTGTCTCGACCTGCACTCCTTCTGAAGTCCTCAATAAGTCGGCATGA
- the OPRD1 gene encoding delta-type opioid receptor isoform X5 translates to MKTATNIYIFNLALADALATSTLPFQSAKYLMETWPFGELLCKVVLSIDYYNMFTSIFTLTMMSVDRYIAVCHPVKALDFRTPAKAKLINVCIWVLSSVIGVPIMIMAVTKSQGGIVACVLQFPEPHLYWDTVTKICVFIFAFLVPILVITICYGLMILRLKSVRLLSGSKEKDRNLRRITRMVLVVVAAFIICWTPIQIFVIVWTLVGIDKKNPYVMASLHFCIALGYTNSSLNPVLYAFLDENFKRCFREFCLPFQSRMEQSSFSRARNTTRERVSTCTPSEVLNKSA, encoded by the exons ATGAAAACAGCCACCAATATCTACATCTTCAACTTGGCCTTAGCTGATGCCTTGGCCACTAGCACCCTGCCCTTCCAGAGTGCTAAGTATCTGATGGAGACCTGGCCTTTTGGGGAACTGCTCTGCAAGGTTGTCCTCTCCATTGACTACTACAACATGTTCACAAGCATCTTCACCCTCACTATGATGAGTGTGGACCGGTATATAGCCGTCTGCCATCCAGTGAAGGCTCTGGATTTCCGGACCCCAGCAAAAGCCAAGCTAATCAATGTTTGCATCTGGGTTCTCTCATCTGTTATTGGGGTGCCCATCATGATCATGGCTGTCACTAAATCTCAAG GTGGCATTGTGGCATGTGTCCTCCAGTTTCCCGAGCCTCATCTCTACTGGGACACAGTCACTAAGATCTGTGTCTTCATCTTCGCCTTCTTGGTTCCCATCTTGGTCATCACCATCTGCTACGGGCTCATGATTCTCCGCCTGAAGAGTGTCCGCCTCCTCTCGGGATCCAAGGAGAAGGACCGCAACTTGCGCCGTATCACACGcatggtgctggtggtggtggctgccttCATCATCTGCTGGACACCTATCCAGATCTTTGTCATTGTTTGGACCCTGGTGGGCATTGACAAGAAGAACCCCTATGTAATGGCCAGCCTTCACTTCTGTATTGCCTTGGGTTACACCAACAGCAGCCTCAACCCTGTCCTCTATGCTTTCTTGGATGAAAACTTCAAGAGGTGCTTCCGAGAGTTCTGCCTCCCCTTTCAGTCACGGATGGAGCAGAGCAGCTTCAGCCGGGCCAGGAACACTACGCGAGAGCGTGTCTCGACCTGCACTCCTTCTGAAGTCCTCAATAAGTCGGCATGA
- the OPRD1 gene encoding delta-type opioid receptor isoform X3: protein MYGIVRPVANVPFLGGSRISALLDSNLYTKMKTATNIYIFNLALADALATSTLPFQSAKYLMETWPFGELLCKVVLSIDYYNMFTSIFTLTMMSVDRYIAVCHPVKALDFRTPAKAKLINVCIWVLSSVIGVPIMIMAVTKSQGGIVACVLQFPEPHLYWDTVTKICVFIFAFLVPILVITICYGLMILRLKSVRLLSGSKEKDRNLRRITRMVLVVVAAFIICWTPIQIFVIVWTLVGIDKKNPYVMASLHFCIALGYTNSSLNPVLYAFLDENFKRCFREFCLPFQSRMEQSSFSRARNTTRERVSTCTPSEVLNKSA, encoded by the exons CACTCCTGGATTCCAATTT ATACACCAAGATGAAAACAGCCACCAATATCTACATCTTCAACTTGGCCTTAGCTGATGCCTTGGCCACTAGCACCCTGCCCTTCCAGAGTGCTAAGTATCTGATGGAGACCTGGCCTTTTGGGGAACTGCTCTGCAAGGTTGTCCTCTCCATTGACTACTACAACATGTTCACAAGCATCTTCACCCTCACTATGATGAGTGTGGACCGGTATATAGCCGTCTGCCATCCAGTGAAGGCTCTGGATTTCCGGACCCCAGCAAAAGCCAAGCTAATCAATGTTTGCATCTGGGTTCTCTCATCTGTTATTGGGGTGCCCATCATGATCATGGCTGTCACTAAATCTCAAG GTGGCATTGTGGCATGTGTCCTCCAGTTTCCCGAGCCTCATCTCTACTGGGACACAGTCACTAAGATCTGTGTCTTCATCTTCGCCTTCTTGGTTCCCATCTTGGTCATCACCATCTGCTACGGGCTCATGATTCTCCGCCTGAAGAGTGTCCGCCTCCTCTCGGGATCCAAGGAGAAGGACCGCAACTTGCGCCGTATCACACGcatggtgctggtggtggtggctgccttCATCATCTGCTGGACACCTATCCAGATCTTTGTCATTGTTTGGACCCTGGTGGGCATTGACAAGAAGAACCCCTATGTAATGGCCAGCCTTCACTTCTGTATTGCCTTGGGTTACACCAACAGCAGCCTCAACCCTGTCCTCTATGCTTTCTTGGATGAAAACTTCAAGAGGTGCTTCCGAGAGTTCTGCCTCCCCTTTCAGTCACGGATGGAGCAGAGCAGCTTCAGCCGGGCCAGGAACACTACGCGAGAGCGTGTCTCGACCTGCACTCCTTCTGAAGTCCTCAATAAGTCGGCATGA